A stretch of DNA from Besnoitia besnoiti strain Bb-Ger1 chromosome II, whole genome shotgun sequence:
CACGCATGTGGGCAacatgcagcgcgcgcaggccgaagacgaaggctTTGAAGAAGGACGCGTTCTCCACTGGAGAGGGGCATGCCACAGAAAAGTTCTtcgcgagctcctccgcgcggtctgcctccgccggcgaaggcccCAGGCGCCCCAggcgcaccgccgcggcctgcaagGGACGGCCGCAGAAAACCGCCAAACTGAGTAAAACTGGATGAAACCTCGGAACacccgcgcgagacgcgaaggacgcCCACGATGTGGAGACCCGACACTGCGAAAtcaggcagagaggcgctcgcgaaAAATTCAAACGCGAAAtcctggcgcctgcgagagcggcgagaggaggctAGAGCGACGGTCGCGCCACGAGGAGAGACCGGAGTAGGCTCCTGTGATGCGTCGagtgagagagaaaagcgaggcgaagagcctGAAGGCCGCAACGGAGGAGACTGCCGCTGCGAGACAGCTCACGCGGCCCCGCGACTTCACAgctccccgccgcctctgcggagcgCGCAGCATGTTGAAAGCATGGATAGGGTATCCAGCGGATATTTGAATTCGAAGAACCAACATCTGCATGCAAGCTACACAAGTTTCGCGGCATCTACTTTGGTAGTCGAGGCGCTGGTCCCTGTCCGGCGGAAGCGATAGCCGCGGCTCACCTtcagcgcagagacgagctcctcgggcggcgcctgaggctcaaggggaggcagacgcagatgcGCAAGGAGGACGTTCAGCgactcgcgcagctgctccagGTCGGCTGCGaccgccgacgacgcagctccttccgcgggcgcctgtgAGGCGGCCTCGAAGGCCTGCAGGTCTGAGGCGGCGTCTAGAGGCAACTGCGACGCTGAGGGGAAACAGCGACGATAAGGGCAACAGAatggaggaagcggcggaagacacagagagaaagacaagcaagcgagagagagaaaggtgCACGCCGCACCGCCCGAAGCTGCGGAAGCCCAAGCGACAGCCGTGGTCTTGCTGCGGCCGTCGACTGTGCCTTGCCGCTGCTCCCTCTTCGAGGCACGCCTTCGCAGAAGAGAACACTCTGCAGGTCACACGAAGtcgccgtttttctctcctttctgcgtctcgcttcctctcagGCCCCAATTGCAGCGTCGTGTCGAGCCTCTCCACTGTTTTTAATCGTTTGCGAGAGACTGACCTTCCAGCGCGTCTTGGTAGATATCCGAGACCGCGACTGCAGAGATGACATCGAGAAGCGCGGAGAAGTTCTCCGCCGCACAcgaaggcgtcgcgccgccttcagcCTCCAGCGGCACTTCGAGGTCGCGACAGTACTGACGAATCAAAACCCGAGAACGCAAACGGCGATATCGTTTTCAAAGCAACGCACACGCCGATGTGGTTTCCATAGATATCTACAGAAGCGCACAAAGCCAGCAACGCAGCGCTCTCTGACTGCACATCCTGAACGTCAGCTGGCCTGTCGAAGACCCGCTGAGGCATGCTCGGACGCAGTGCCCGCCGCCAGGTCTGAGACGTGGTCGCTTTCTTATTTTTACTATGAGAGTTTTCTGTGCCTCTGTGGCGCTACACAGGTCACCCTGGGACCCCACCCAGTCACACATgcgcgaaaaaagagaaaaaaaccgCAAAACTCGGCAAAAAACAGCCGCGCCTCATGATGGGCGCCTTCACAGAGGCATACCCACGCCCACACCCGAGtacagaaaaaaaagccCACGGAGGAAAAGAGTGAGCCCTTCTGCCGCGTGTAAGGCGCTTTTCCGCGTACCTGAAGCATGACTGACCACCAGGCGCTCGGGTCGTTGGCAGTTCGCATCGCCTCTCTCTTGTGCCGCGGGTACAGGCGAattttttcttcctcgagcCAAACGACGATGTCTCtcacgcggcgccaggcctctgtcttcgccggcggcgcgctcagCATCCTGCAGTCCAGCGCGCGGAGTCTGCGCTCGACTGCCGGCGCAAAGAGCCCCTGCGTCGAGACAGACTCGGCACCCGAGTGCTCCATCGCCGAGACTGACCAGCCCTCAAGGGGACAACaaaaggagacagagcgacGAGACtgccgaggagaagcgcgaagcGAGGGGCGAGCTGAAGGGCGCGAAAGAAAAccaaaaagagagaagacgacgaccaGGGGCGGGCGtgggcgaggcagcagacgagcaaagacgaggaggcagacgagactgcggcggaagccacggagaggaggcaaaGCTAAAGAAGAGAGCAAAAAGAACAAACAGAAGCGGCGAAACGAAGCGGCGACGAATGACGAGAAAGGAAACGGAggccagacgccgccggcggcaatCGCTATGCGCTTGctcggcgcgagaggaagccgcgaggaagaagtcgcccgcccgcgagcagaagcagctgcgaacGCAACGGAGGTCTTCACCCGTTGACTCGCGTTTCCAAAAATATGCAGACCTCTGCAGAATGGCCGTGCGAAGCGGCAGACTCGAAAGAGATAACCAGAGATCGTCAAAGCGTCCAGACGCTGCACACTGCATgctgcgccgtcgacgcAAAGTCGGCGTGCAGAATCGCCGGGATTTTCGCCTCCGCAAACACAAATCTACAGCAGAAGACAACACCAGGCTTCCTCTTTCCCACAAAAATGAATTAGTGAGCCGCGGAAAGAGCGGTTCGCCTGTCCACGTTGCCAGTCGCGTTTCGCGTTGGCTGGCAGGAGTGCAGGTatgccgcgtcgcgcgagacATCGGAAGAAGTTtggcaggctgcggcgcggcggcgcgcggccttcatTTGTGTGTTTGATACTTtgcttctctgcttccttcttACAACGTCAAAGAGACGGGATTTTTGCATTCTGTCGGATGCACGGGGTGCGGCGCTCAACTCGATTATCTGAAAGTCGGACCGTGTGTCTGGTTTCGTTGTCAAGGTTGTCAGGATGGTAGTCTGGAGAGTGTGTTCCGCGCGTAGTCTGTCTAGTCGAACAGAGGGGGAGAGGATGAGAAGCAAAAGGCACAGCAACCATTATCTTTCTGTGGGCTGTGGGATACGCTGTGTAAGGCTGCGCAGTCGACGCTGTGAGCGCTCACCGGGCTTGACTCGAACAAGTCGACGTTTCGGAGTCGCGCACACAGGGTTTCGCGTCACAGAGTCTGAGGTTTCCTGTCTTGCTCTGTCTGTCGCCTGAGACGCAGGCggtgcggagagaagaagggatGCGCATCGACGCCTCTCGACCCCGTGCGGTCTCCGCGCTTCCAGTGATGCAGACAGGCGAGTAAAGTTTTCTTGTGCCTGATTCGAAATTTGTAGGCGCAGGTGGCTGGGATAAAATCAGTCAGTGACTCGCAGCAACGGAAACTGCGGCGTACGCAGCTTGCAGTGGGCGTCCctttcctcgcgcttcgcgcagtcgtctcgcgagccgcggcagagaaTGCATTCCGGTGTCACCGTGCTGTGCGGTTCAAACTACACCGAGGGGTCGTCTGTGCAGCGAGCCTGCGAGTGCGCTAGCGTTCAGTCATGCCTACGCTCGGCAACTGCGGAGACGCTTCACGACATGCATGTTGCCTGGGGACGAaccaggaggcgcagggactctccttctcgccggtAGCATGACCTACAGTCGTACCACAAGTCTGTGCTGTAGAAAGCGAAACGTGCGCGACATCGAATGCCGCTAGCAAGCTGTTCAGAAACGTGCAGGTGGACTCGCATGTAGCTCTCGTGGTTGGTGCGCCACTCGTTCTGTTCACCGTAGCGACAATACCAGACAAGAAAACCACCACCATCTGTAAAGGGAGGGGTATCCACGATCTGTGCTCGAACGGCTCACGAGGATATGCAGGGTTCGGTGTCTCAGTGGGAAGGCGAACAGAGAACCGTGACGGGAGATTTCTGCGTGGTTGCCCAACCTCCTGCTTAAAGGGCTGACGGGGGAGGCTCCGCCTGTTGAGTGAAGGCTAGGGCGCAGAAAACGGGAAATGGCGAAAGAAAAAGTGGAGATCTGACGCGCTTTGAGTGAAGCGTCGCCGGTTCCAGTTGGAGCGGCGGCTAGAGGCTCCGCACCAGGTGCTTTCCTGCGCGAGACTGTGCGGTagaagcggaaggcgacgcggaaagcTGATGAGTCCTGCAATGCAGCCTTTGTACGTGTAAAAGACACTCCCTGTAGCAGGCTTCTTTCCTTTGgcgaggcagctgcctcgcgtccgctACAAGTCTGTCCGTAGGCACTTTGCTCGTGCTGCAGCGCATTGTCGACGAATCATCAAAGTGGAAACAGCCTGAGGCCGACGCGGGGCGTCTTCTGTCTTGTACCCTCTTCTTGTTGGCACGCAGCAGCAAACACACACGAGGCATTACTTGCACCGTCCTGCGGTACTCGCTCTGAGCCTGtacagcagcgcgagacaTGGGAAGAAGTttcgcaggctgcggcgcggcggcgagcacccTTCATTTGTGTGTTTGATactctgcttctctgctgcCTTGTTGCTGGCGGTTTCTCACCCGTCTCTTTCCGGATATTCATCTGGTAAAAAAGGAATAAGCGCGATGGGGGTGGCGACCGGATGCTGTACACGCTCAGAGAGCTTGCCGCAGGACGGTGCAAGTAACGCGTTGTGTGTGTTTTCACCACGTTCGATGAGACAGACGGAgactcttcgtctctgctttGATCCCTGCCGCAGTCGCTAGGAGCTCGAATTTCAAAGGAACGAGAGTTAGATTCGCCTTCTCAGGTTGACGGCCCGTTGaacacgacgacgcgccgcagggagaCACGCGGGCGCTTTTTCGTGTTTCGCGTGGACGTCTgggtcgcggcgagcgacgctcTCTTTTCAGCTTCGCCGTGCCTCTCGGGGAGACGGTCGCTCAGCGTGACACGCAGTCTCTGTGCTGGAGTTGGCTtctcgccggctgctgctgccagcTGCATATCGCGCCCCCCCCTGGAAGTTTGTGGAGCCTGTGCCTGGCGTCGGCTCGTCGGAAGCCGCGTGTTTCCATAGATCCCGCGaggtggaggcgctgcggacgtCCTCCTGTCTCAGATCTGCGTGTTTTCCAGCGATTTCGCGCCTCGAAAGCTTacaggctgccgctgctgagCTGAGAAGCTGAGGCATGAGCAAAGGCGCTCgggtctgcagcggcggcgggctggCGCGCAGTCGCGGTGACCACGTGTGTGACCGCGTGCTTGcatgcgtttttttctcggtgtctcgcgcctctcttttGGCGAatctttcttttttcccgctcctcttcgcagcgtgtcttcgcttctgcgtctgccgtgGCCGCTTGTTGGCTCCTGCCGGCGACTCTTTCCGCATGTCTCGGTGTccccgccctctccgcgcgcgcgatccagggcgctccagcgtcgctcgcgggTGCGCCCGTAGGTTTTTTCGCTCGCAGCTCCATCGCCCGTGCATCTTGTGCCCGCTGCGCACTTTCTCCTCGGAATGTCGCTCGCAGGACACGCTGCTTTTctcggcgccgaggctccgcggagtcccgcagcgccagccTCCCGGTcagcgcgggcagcggcgccccccgccggcggacccgcggcgcgggcgtctgtctcgccgtcctccgcagtctcttcgctctccgccttcttgactggcgcgccgtcgcgcctcgctgcggcacTCGAGGAGTCGCGCGTGGAGTCTGCCGCGGACAACCGCGAGGTGGAAGGCGTGgagcgcgccctcgcagccgtcagcggcgcgccgagccgcggccgcggcgcgctgacTCCTCCCAGCAAACCCAGGAGCCCCTTGCGGGTGAAGTTTGACGAAAACCAGAAAAAAGACGCCCACGCGCAGAGTGCAaaggaggacgcgagcgaggagctgcgcggagacgcggaagacctcggcgacggcgaggcgtcgccctACCAAAGACGAGACGGCGAGTCCTACGCAGCGTTTGCGGAACGCCTGCGAGAACGGGAAGGCGCACCGCTCTACCTCGACAACAACAGCTCCACCGTCGTCGATCCCAGAGTCCTCGAGGAAATGGCGCCGTTCTTCGCGAGTgaggagcgcgcgcggaaaaacAGCAAGCCTTCCAAAGCTGATTCACCCAAGCAGCCAAGGGGCGACTGGAGGCACTGCCTCACACGTACACGTACATATGCAGATGTCCCAGCCGTTGTAGAATTGCGTAACTCTTCTGCTTGTATACGTGGGCAGATCTTCATGTGCGTATCGGACTAAGCATGTGAggacgcatatatatatatatatatatatatatatatatatgcgtggaTATATCTATATGAATACATCGTTTttggaggccgcagcaggagCCGCAAAACGCTGAGGCTTACAGGTACGCGCGTGAGTCTtcaggcgcgcacgcgaaggaACATGCCGCGCGCCATCTATGTATGCATTCATTCatacatgtgtgtatgtatatgtatatatctacatgTATAATTGTAGATATGTGCTGTGGAGCCGGCGTGTCCCACTGAACTCCGGTTGGCGGACGTATGCGAGCGCCGGTCTATAATTATGAGCGCACTTTTTGCCTTCGATGACCaagccgccgaagccgctcgccttccgcggacAGCGCTCTGGGCGCCGTTCAGCGAGAGGGTGTCTCTTTTGATTCTGACCCGTTTGTTGCGTGCTTCGATGTCACTTCTTTGTTGCCCTGCGCGTGCAGGCCTCTTCGGCAACCCCGGCAGCGGCCACGAACGCGGAGAAGTCAACAGAGCTGCTCTGCAAGAAGCTCGCGAAAGAGTCGCCAACTGCCTGGCTGTCCCGCCTTCCTCCATCGTCTTCACGTCTGGAGCGACAGGTGACTGCGTGCGAGTTTCGCGGCGAGATGCATCGACCGAGCTGACTCACGCGAACTCTCCACAGGGCTCGGAGCCAATTGTCCCAAACTCTAAATGCGCGCTCACACTCATATATCCACTCAACTCCTGActcgcatgcatatatatatgtgtgtagaCATATGTATGGACATATTTCTAtacgcatgtatatatatatatatatacgcttatgtatatatgtgaatatCTGTAAGGTGCACAGAGAGATGCAGCGGGGGGCCCGACGGCCTTGCATTTCTCGTCATCTTTCCGTTTCTCTCGTTTGCCAGGAGGTCGCTTGAATTGAattctctgcatgcagttTTCCACGGAAATATGAGTATGGATGTGTCTGCCCGTGCAGGCTGCTAGCCCTGTATACGGGGGAGGAATAGGCAGGCGTCTTTACCGCCACGGGTGTGGTGGAAGGCAGGGCGGAACGTCTCACGCGACGGACAGCGCTTGAGACGTATACGCCGTGTCTCGTCTCTAAATATATCTATGTACATACGTGTGTATCTTTCTACCTATGTTTATGAGTCTTCACTCGCGGGAATGCGCTTTGAGATGTGATGGTCGTCTATTCTTTGCAGCTCGAAGACCGTGCAAGactacatacatgcatacatacataagtacatacacatatgcatatatttagagatttatgtatgtatacatatacatgtatgtgtgtgcgtCTGTGGAGGAGGGGGTCGGGGAAGGGTTGTCTGggttcggcgccgccgcagcggactGCGCGGCAGCCATTGAACATCTCTGCGCCTTAGCGAGTCGCTtcgcgctgcatgcaggctgccgccggcggcccgcgtcgcgccgctcgccgtcgcgcctcgcccgtcgGAGCGACTTCCTGGGCGGGGAGTGGGGAGTGTGCGGCCTGGAGAACGTTCGGGTGCGGTTTTCCGTTCTGCAGCTTCTGTGCGGTGGCGAacgctgcctcgcgtgtgtgcgcagaGAGTCTGAACTGGGCGATCAagtgcggcgccgagagccagcgccgccgcggtgtGGGTCGGCACATCGTCACCACCTTCGTTGAGCACCCCGCCGTCTTGGAAATCTGCAGATTCCTCCAGGTGCGTGAgtcgagcgagagagggctGGAGAGACGTCCGAAGGCGCGAGAAAACGTTGAAGAAAACCGAGAAAACAGGCAAAGCAAAGAGAAGCTGAAACAGCCGTGCGCCCTAATTTTGTCAGCCGTACATATCTGGTGGGTGAGGCGGCCTGAGCATCAGCCTCGCCGTTTGAggctcgcctctgcttctgtgGCTGCATGGCATGTCGATGTCAGAACTGCTGCCTTCCTCaccgcgcgtgcggctctCCCCACAGTCCAAAATACTTTCGCGCGTGGGACTGtgtgcgcctcgtctcctcgcagccTCGTATCCTTGGAGTGTATCTATAGTGTGTTCATTGATCTATAACCCTTGAGCCTATAGTGTAATTGTTGATCTTTACATGTACGTCCGCCAGGTGTGATACACCTTGTTTGACGACAGCATGCTGCGGCGTTTTCGAAATGCCGTTTTTTTCAGGAAGAGCATGGTTTCGGAGTCTCGTTCTGTCCCGTCGATCGCTTTGGATTTCTCAGCCTCGAGGTCCTCCccggtctcctctcttcAGAGGTAAGACGTGCTGCTGGATGCGTCCCGATTCCCTCCTTCCGCGCGGATGCATTCCCCTCGCAATGGGCGTCGATCCGGTAGCTTGAGGCGCCAAAGCGAGCGCTTGGCAGCGAAAAGGGGAACCTAAAGGGGCGCCACAGGGCGTGTCGGCGCGATGCGGCATTGCTGATCAGTTAAAAATCAAGTCTGAAGGCCGATTGTTTCCTGCCCTGCAGGCAGCAATAGGATAGGCGACCTGCGCATTCGCCTGGTCGTGTCATATCTATGTATAAATATCTGATTCGCGTAGATGCAGGTCACTCTAGATGCATTTCCCACTTGCCAGAGACGTATCTCAGCAGAAGTGTGCACTCggacatgcatgcgcagagtTGGAGGGGCGAAACGCCGACCTCCGGCAGGTTCGCTGCTGTCCAGGCGCGCACCATGAAGAATGAGCCGGAACGTTGTCTTTGTTTTTCGCATTTCCATTCGTCGTTTCCGCTGCTCTATCCTTTCGGCGCATGCCCTTtggaagacgcgccgcgagttgtgaaggcgccgccgcgcggagggagggtAAACTGCTCGCGGGTGTCTGTCCCCTGTGTGTCTCCCTGGACGGCGCTTCAGACAGCCCTCGTCAGCATTCCGCATGCAAACGCAGAAATCGGCGTCGTGCAGCCAATTGAAAAGGTGAGCGCAGGCCGGAGGCACACTCCGTGTCTTCAGGGGAGTCGACGACCatcccgcgcggcgccacacGCGCTGCGGGTGCCCTCTCGGTGATGCCTCtagctctctgcgtctcgccgtcTGTTCTGGGTGCATGGAAACGCTCATATTTATACACATCTGCGTTGAGACGGTTTTACCGAGGAGAGTGAAAACGcgtacacatatgtatacatatgtatgtatatattcatatGTACGTATTCGCCTAGTCCGGCG
This window harbors:
- a CDS encoding hypothetical protein (encoded by transcript BESB_040870), giving the protein MEHSGAESVSTQGLFAPAVERRLRALDCRMLSAPPAKTEAWRRVRDIVVWLEEEKIRLYPRHKREAMRTANDPSAWWSVMLQYCRDLEVPLEAEGGATPSCAAENFSALLDVISAVAVSDIYQDALEASQLPLDAASDLQAFEAASQAPAEGAASSAVAADLEQLRESLNVLLAHLRLPPLEPQAPPEELVSALKAAAVRLGRLGPSPAEADRAEELAKNFSVACPSPVENASFFKAFVFGLRALHVAHMRDTQAEVNALIEALQALTANPVTDHRLGRVGV